The DNA segment GCTCGTTTCGGATCCACCACGCGCTCGGGACCTCGAACGAGGACAACTGGGCGCGGGCGAAGTCACGCAGGTCGTCGACGGACACGTCGGCTCCGTCGGCCGGCACCACCGCCGCCGCGACCTGCTCGCCGAGGTCCGGGTGGGGCAGGCCCACGACGGCGACCTCGGCGACGGCGGGATGGCGGAGCAGACCGGCCTCCACGTGCGGGGCGGCGATGTTCTCGCCGGCGCGGATGACGACGTCCTTCGACCGGCCGACGAGTTCGAGGTGCCCGTCGCGCAGCCGGCCGCGGTCGCCGGTCCGGAGCCAACCGTCCGGATCGACCAGGGCCGTGTGCGACCCGTCCCAGTAGCCGGTCATGTTGGCCGGTGAGCGGACCTCGATCTCCCCGACGCCCTCCGCGTCGGCGTCGACGATCCGCACCTCGACCACCGGCAGCGGGGCGCCGGACGACCAGGGGCGCTCGGCGAGGGCCGGCCCGGAGCACCGGGTCACGGCGCCCCCGGTCTCGCTCAGGCCGTACATGGTGGAGACGTTGCGCTTCACGTTCGGGAACGCCGCTCGCACCCGCTCGACGAGCGCGGGCGGTACAGCCATTCCCCCCATGGTCGCCGCGCGGATCGAGGAGAAGTCGTAGTTGCCGAAGTCCGGGTGGTTGACCAGACGGCCCATCACCGTGGGCACGGCGGCGAAGAAGGTGAGCCGCTCGGCCGCCATCAGCTCCAGGGTCGCCTTGGCGTCGAACGGACCCGGTGGCGGGAAGACGAGCCTTCCCCCGGTGACGAGTGCGATCACCACCGACTGCAGACCCGAGAGGTGGAAGAACGGCACCCCCAGCATGCTGATCTGGATCGGTCGCTCGGGCCCGATGGTCTGCGGCAGTGATCCGGTGTCGTGGAGCAGGTTGTGAACGTTGGCGATGACCGCACGGTGGGAGAGGACCACACCACGCGGCCGACCGGTGGTCCCCGAGGTGAAGATGACGGTGGCCGGGTCGTCCTCGTCGCCGGTCTCGTCCCAGTCACGCGGTGCCTCGCCCTCGGCGGGGCACAGCTCCTCCAGCAGGAAGGTCGGCACCGCGGCCGGGACGCTGCCGCGGCGCTTGCCGTCCGTCACGACCAGACGAGGCGTCAGTTCGTCGATCGCGGTGGCCACGTCCGCCTCGCTCCACCAGCTGTTGCCGAGAACGGGAAGCGCGCCGACGCACTGCGCCGCCCACCACAGGACGATCGTCTCGACGTGGTTGCCGGACAGCAGGAAGACCCGGTCGCCCACGCCGACGCCGTGGCGACGCAGTTCCCGACACGCCCGGTCGACGAGCAGGCCGTGCTCGGCGAACGACACCCGGCGTTCGCCCTGCACCAGGAACTCGCGGTCGCCCCAGAACTCGGAGTCGGCGAGGAGCTCACTCAGCCGGTGCTTGCGCGGCTCCCAGACCAGGTACTCCGGGTGGCGGCCGGTGCGCCGGCGGACCTCGGTCCCCCAGGCGGGCGGCGCCGCCACCGGCGCGTCGGTCTCCAACGCGCTCAACGCGCCGTGAACCCCGCGTCGACGGGAAGCGTGACGCCGGTGACGTACCGGGCCTCGTCGGACACGAGCCACGCGATCGCGTTGGACACGTCCACGGCTTCGAGCATCTCGACCGGGAGCAGGTTCTGCAGGTTGCCCACCATGTCCGGGTTCTCCCCGATCCACTCCCCGAACGCCGCGTTGGCGACCATCGGGGTGTTGCACCCCGTCGGGTGCACGGTGTTCGCCCGGATCCGGTACTGGGCGAGCGCGTTCGCGTAACTGCGCATCAGCCCCACCACACCGTGCTTGGCCGCGGTGTAGCCGAGCAGACCCGGGGTGGCGGTCGCCGGCGTCTTGCTCATCGCCTTCAGCCCCGCGGTCGAGGAGGTGATGACGATGCTGCCGCCGTCACCCTGGGCGATGAGGGTCGGAACGGCGACCTCGATCGTGTAGTACACGCCGGTGAGCATGACGTCGATGGCGTCGATCCAGGCGCTGCGCTCGCGGCCGACCGCTCCGGTGACCGGCATGATGCCGGCATTGGCGAGGACGATGTCGACGCGCCCGAGTTGGGCCACGCCGGCGTCCAGGGCGGCCTGCAGAGCGTCGAAGTCACGGACGTCGGCCTGCTGCGCGACGATGCGGCGGTCGAGGTCCTCGACGAGCTTGACGGTCTGTTCGAGGTCCTCCGGCGTCGCCATCGGGTACTCGACGCTGTCGAGCTGCCCGCAGAGATCGACCGCGATGATGTCGGCGCCCTCCTCGGCCAGTCGCAGGGCGTGAGACCGTCCCTGGCCGCGTGCAGCACCGGTGATGAAGGCCACCTTGCCGTCGAGCTTGCCCACTCCGCACCTCGTCCTCAGATTTGAGTGATTACTTAGTTTATTCTGCGGCCGCTGGGCTGACAACCCCGCCCGACCCGCGCGCGATCTACAGGTCGAGAGTCAGCCGGGGGGTCAGGGCACGGCTCACGCAGATCATCATCGAGGATCCGTCCGCACGCTCCTCCGGTGTCAGGAGCGTGTCGCGGTGATCCGGTGTACCGGCCAGCACGGCGGTCTCGCAGGTCCCGCAGTAACCCTCTTCGCACGAGAACGGGAGCTCGGGGTCGATCTCGCGCAGCACCTCTAGCACCGAGCGCGCCGGCGGAATCTCGACAACCACTCCGCGGCGGTTCAGCACGACCTCGAAGGCCTCGTTCGCCGTCGGGTCGTCCTGACGTGCTCCGGCCCCGGCGCCGGAGAACCGCTCCACCCGAAGGGCACCGGGTTCCAGCAGATGGGCACACCGGGCCTCCACGGCGGCCAGCAACGCCTCCGGACCGCAGCAGTACACGAGGTCACCCGACCCGGCCTTCTCCAGGAACGCGTCCAGCGGCAGCAACCCGAACTCGTCCTCCGGCACGACGTCGACGGGCCCGTCGAGCTTGTCCAGGAAGGCCATCGAGCTCCGGCTGCGTCCGCCGTAGAGCAGCTCCCAGTCGCCACCGGCCGCGGCGAGCTGACGAACCATCGGGAGCAGCGGCGTGATGCCGATCCCGCCGGCGATGAACAGGTGCCGACGAGCGGCTTCCAGCGGGAAGTGGTTGCGTGGCACGCTGACCGCCAGCTCGTCACCGACCGCGCAGCGTTCGTGGACCTCCACGGAGCCACCGCGCGAGTCCGGTGCGCGCAGGACGGCGATGCGGTAGGCCTGCCGATCCTGCGGATCACCGCAGAGCGAGTACTGACGGATCAGTCCGGACGGCAGCCGGATGTCGATGTGGGCCCCGGGCGTCCAGGGCGCCAACGGGGCCGAATCCACTGCGTGCAGCGTCAGACCGACCACGCCCTGGGCCAGTTCGACGCGTTCGGCGACCACGACCTGCTGGTAGTCCGGCGCCACGGTCATCGACCTCCTGGCGTTCCGGCGACGACCGGATAGAGGTGGTCCGCCCCGGCGGCGTGCAACGACCACCCGAGCCGGCTCGACCACTCGCGGGCACGGCCGTACTCCTGCCGCCACGACCACAGTCGTCGCGTCAGGTGCTGGAGGTGGTGTTCGTACGTCATACCGATGGCTCCGTGGGTCTGGTGCGCGGCGGCGGTGGCGACGCCCGCGGCTCGATCGGCGAGGACCTTGGCCGCACCGATCTCGAAGGTCCCGGAACCGCGTTCGAGCGCCCGTGCCGCGGCGCCGGTGGCCATGGCGACCAGCGCCGCCTGCTGCGCGACCACGACGAGGTGGGCCTGCACCGCCTGGAAGCTCGACAGCGCGCGGCCGAACTGGCGCCGCTCCTGGGCGTGAGAAGACGTCAGCCGGCCGATCGCGTCGAGCGCGCCGGACATCATCGCGGCCCGCGTCAGTGCACCGCGGGCTCGCAGGTCTGCGGGCCGCGCGCCGACCGGTGCCGGCACGAGGTCCAGCGGCCCCACGCGATCCAGCCGCAGGGTGTCGCGGGGCTCTCCGGCCAGGTTCGCCCGGTGCTCGACGTCGCACGCCGCAGCGTCGACCCGCACGACCCACCAGCTGTCACGGTCCTCGACGAGGGCGACGACGTGGCCCGCCCGCCGGGCCCACGGCACGCGGTGCCAGTCGCCACTCAGAGCGCCGCCCTCGAGACGAACCGTGTCCTCCGGCCGCCCGGGCACGACCGTCGTCAGGCCGGGCCCCAGCACGAGGCGGGCGGACGACAGCAGCCATCCGGCCAGCACACTCTCCGCCAGCGGAACCGGCGCCGCGTACCGGCCGACCACACCGAGCACCGCGATCGCGTCGGCGAACTCCCCACCGACACCACCGCTCTGTTCGTCGATCCCGAGGCGCGACAGACCCATCTCCTCGACCGCGTCCCAGATCGGGCCGGCCCAGCCGTCCTGCTCAGCCCCGGCGAGGGCCTCGGCGGTGCAGAGGTCGGCGAGCAGGTCGTCGACCGTGGACAGCAGCAACGGGTCAGCCACGGCAGAGCCCCTTGGCCACGACGGTGCGCAGGATCTCGATCGTGCCGCCGCGCAGCGTGAAGATCGGCGCGGCCAGCACCGCACGGCCGAGCAGACGCTCGAAGTCGACGTCTGAGGTCAGGTCCGGCTCGACGTCGACGAGCTCCTGGATCCGCCCGAGCAGCTCCTGTTCGAACCGGGTCGCCATCTCCTTGACCATCGAGGACTCGACGACCGGCAGCCGGCCGGCGTCGAGCGCGCGCGCCATCGACAGGGAGAGCAGGCGCAATGCCCACATCCGCGCCGTCATCTCACCGATGACGCTCAGGGCCTCGGGGTCCGGATCGCCGCTCTGCGCGCGCAGGAACGCCTCAAGGACGAGGTAGGTGGAGAGCCATCGCTCGGGCCCGGACCGTTCGTAGGCGAGTTCCGACGTGACCTGGGCCCATCCCTCCCCGACCACGCCGAGCACCTGATCCGGACCGATCCAGACGTCGACGAGGCTCACCTCGCAGAAGTCGGACTCGCCCGTGAGCAACTGGATCGGGCTGACCCGTACCCCGGGCGCGCGCAGGTCGACGAGAACCTGGCTGAGGCCGGCATGACGATCGGCCTCGGCGCTGGTGCGGACGAGAGCGATCATCCAGTCGCTGTACTGGGCGCCGCTGGTCCACACCTTGGTGCCGTTCAGCAGCCACCCCGACCGGTGGGGCACGGCCCGCGTCGTCACCGACGCCAGGTCGCTGCCGGAGTCCGGTTCGCTCATCCCGACGCAGAAGGCGAGTTCGCCCGCGCAGATGCCCGGGAGGAAGCGCCGTTTCTGGTCCTCGGTCCCGTACTTGGCGATGACCATCCCGCTCTGCCGGTCCGCGAACCAGTGGTGCGCAACGGGTGCCCCGGCGCGCAACAGTTCCTCGACGACGACGAAGCGCTCCACCATCGATCGACCACCGCCGCCGTAGGCGACCGGCAGCCCCATCCCGAGCCAGCCTCGGGCCCCGAGCAGCTTCGAGAACTCCCGGTCGGCCGCGGCTCCCATGCCGAGCCCGGGTGTGCCCTGCCAGCGGTGCGCCTGCTCCGCCACGAACGCCCGTACCGTCCGCTGCAGTTCCTGCTCCTGCTCCGTGAGCTCGGTCAGCTCGAAGTCGTAGGCCGGGCCACGCATGGTTAGATACTAATGACTTAATTAGTTCCGGACAAGGTGAGCACCCCATGACCGTCTCGATCGAGGCCATCGA comes from the Sporichthya brevicatena genome and includes:
- a CDS encoding acyl-CoA dehydrogenase family protein is translated as MRGPAYDFELTELTEQEQELQRTVRAFVAEQAHRWQGTPGLGMGAAADREFSKLLGARGWLGMGLPVAYGGGGRSMVERFVVVEELLRAGAPVAHHWFADRQSGMVIAKYGTEDQKRRFLPGICAGELAFCVGMSEPDSGSDLASVTTRAVPHRSGWLLNGTKVWTSGAQYSDWMIALVRTSAEADRHAGLSQVLVDLRAPGVRVSPIQLLTGESDFCEVSLVDVWIGPDQVLGVVGEGWAQVTSELAYERSGPERWLSTYLVLEAFLRAQSGDPDPEALSVIGEMTARMWALRLLSLSMARALDAGRLPVVESSMVKEMATRFEQELLGRIQELVDVEPDLTSDVDFERLLGRAVLAAPIFTLRGGTIEILRTVVAKGLCRG
- a CDS encoding class I adenylate-forming enzyme family protein, which produces MSALETDAPVAAPPAWGTEVRRRTGRHPEYLVWEPRKHRLSELLADSEFWGDREFLVQGERRVSFAEHGLLVDRACRELRRHGVGVGDRVFLLSGNHVETIVLWWAAQCVGALPVLGNSWWSEADVATAIDELTPRLVVTDGKRRGSVPAAVPTFLLEELCPAEGEAPRDWDETGDEDDPATVIFTSGTTGRPRGVVLSHRAVIANVHNLLHDTGSLPQTIGPERPIQISMLGVPFFHLSGLQSVVIALVTGGRLVFPPPGPFDAKATLELMAAERLTFFAAVPTVMGRLVNHPDFGNYDFSSIRAATMGGMAVPPALVERVRAAFPNVKRNVSTMYGLSETGGAVTRCSGPALAERPWSSGAPLPVVEVRIVDADAEGVGEIEVRSPANMTGYWDGSHTALVDPDGWLRTGDRGRLRDGHLELVGRSKDVVIRAGENIAAPHVEAGLLRHPAVAEVAVVGLPHPDLGEQVAAAVVPADGADVSVDDLRDFARAQLSSFEVPSAWWIRNEPLPTNAGGKVLKSELLRTWPSAG
- a CDS encoding PDR/VanB family oxidoreductase, which codes for MTVAPDYQQVVVAERVELAQGVVGLTLHAVDSAPLAPWTPGAHIDIRLPSGLIRQYSLCGDPQDRQAYRIAVLRAPDSRGGSVEVHERCAVGDELAVSVPRNHFPLEAARRHLFIAGGIGITPLLPMVRQLAAAGGDWELLYGGRSRSSMAFLDKLDGPVDVVPEDEFGLLPLDAFLEKAGSGDLVYCCGPEALLAAVEARCAHLLEPGALRVERFSGAGAGARQDDPTANEAFEVVLNRRGVVVEIPPARSVLEVLREIDPELPFSCEEGYCGTCETAVLAGTPDHRDTLLTPEERADGSSMMICVSRALTPRLTLDL
- a CDS encoding acyl-CoA dehydrogenase family protein: MADPLLLSTVDDLLADLCTAEALAGAEQDGWAGPIWDAVEEMGLSRLGIDEQSGGVGGEFADAIAVLGVVGRYAAPVPLAESVLAGWLLSSARLVLGPGLTTVVPGRPEDTVRLEGGALSGDWHRVPWARRAGHVVALVEDRDSWWVVRVDAAACDVEHRANLAGEPRDTLRLDRVGPLDLVPAPVGARPADLRARGALTRAAMMSGALDAIGRLTSSHAQERRQFGRALSSFQAVQAHLVVVAQQAALVAMATGAAARALERGSGTFEIGAAKVLADRAAGVATAAAHQTHGAIGMTYEHHLQHLTRRLWSWRQEYGRAREWSSRLGWSLHAAGADHLYPVVAGTPGGR
- a CDS encoding mycofactocin-coupled SDR family oxidoreductase, with translation MGKLDGKVAFITGAARGQGRSHALRLAEEGADIIAVDLCGQLDSVEYPMATPEDLEQTVKLVEDLDRRIVAQQADVRDFDALQAALDAGVAQLGRVDIVLANAGIMPVTGAVGRERSAWIDAIDVMLTGVYYTIEVAVPTLIAQGDGGSIVITSSTAGLKAMSKTPATATPGLLGYTAAKHGVVGLMRSYANALAQYRIRANTVHPTGCNTPMVANAAFGEWIGENPDMVGNLQNLLPVEMLEAVDVSNAIAWLVSDEARYVTGVTLPVDAGFTAR